The genomic segment ACAAGTTTCATTGCAACATCGTAAACATTACTATTCAAAGATGAATCACTTTCATACTGGAACCAATATACTGTCTCTCTGACCACTCTTCCACCCCATTCTAAAGTAATAGGGAAAGCTTCTGGTAGATTGTCATACTCCTTACCATCCCAAAAGTGTTTGAATCCACAACCACATTTGCCACCAGTGGACCTAGAATTAGTTCTGTCTCCATCCAAATACACAATAGAACCATCTCCTCTGACCTTTCGCACAGATGTGCCATGGCACCAATTACAAGCTGTTAGGTTACTCAATCCATAGTCTGGTACCAGAACATCTTTCACTGAATCATATGAGCAAACCAAATTGTTCAAGGGAAAGCTATAATTTTTGTCAGTCCTCAGCTGTCCATGAGTACTTTTTGCCAGGTTATACAATTTCCCTCCAGGAGCCAACCACTCTGGAGGAACATGAAGTTCAGAAAGGGCACCACAGAGCAAACATTTGTGAAGGCGATTATCCATTACTGCTTTTTTAGCAGCTGCTGTGACTTCTTCAGGCTGAACTCCTATCACTCCAGTCCTTCTGTAGAAATACTGATGGACATCAGCAACCAAACTAGGATGGATACCATGTTTGTCCATAAAGACTTCTTCCATAGCAGCAACAAGCCTAAGTAAGTATTTATCTTGCAAACTTCTGTCACCTCCAATAACACAACCACCATCCTCTTCAAGTTTGATGTACTTTTTAATAAGGTCCTGAGGCACACCCCATGCTTTAGGAAGCAAATTCATAGGCAGTTTGGGCAAAGCAGCCCCTTTTATGCCTACCAAGGGGATATAATGGTTTCTACCGGAGCTGCTCCATGCAATACAGATTGGTTTGTTCAAATGACCATCTTTCCCAGTGCATTTCTCTGCAGGGATGAGCCCAGGTAGAAAGGTGGCTGAATAATCACCAGAGCTTCTCATGCCACTTAGGGAATCTAACAGAATAATAGGACGATGTAACACATTGGCAAGACCAAATATGTGGATATTCCTCAGGCCCAAGGGAACACCCTCAGGTGGTACAAACAGAGGGTCACACTCATTGATAATGTCCTCCCACTCAGCGGCATCAATGAAGTCATGGAACAGAGCTTGATATCGGGCCAAGTGCTGCTGAAAGTGCTGTTTAAGATTCTCTCTTAAGGCATGCCAGAAGAGCTCTCGGCCTACTAGAGCACGAGACACAGCATGCACCAGGCAGTGTCCATCCCCGTCCACATGCACTGGAATGAGACATTCCTGACTTTTATTGGCCCGCTTAATGTCCTCCAGAGTATCATGCAAATACAGGAGGCTTCCGGAGCGGTCCTTGCCATAGCCCACAGTGTTAACATGCTCTGGTTCTATGAGGAAGGCGCGGTCGCCCAGTAAGGCGCAATCGAACAGTTCGCCCTGGTTCATGTCCCGGAGAAGCTTGGCCCGGCCTGTCTGTTTGTCCATTCCATAGCGAGCTAATATGGGCGACAACAATTTGCAGTGATAGTTGGAAAGGCCCATCACCTTTACCAGTTCCGTGTTCTTCTTGGGTGCCCCCGTCACCCCGAGCAGCGCGTTCCGCAGCAGGTTGTGTAGCACTACGTCCGGGTCGGTCACCTCCTCAACccccagcagctgctgctgctcgTGCCGCTGGCCGCACTCGGTACACTCGATGCTGACAGAACCGGAGGCCGGGAAGAACAGACGCGCCTGGCACTTCGGATCCGGGCAGCTCCCGGAAAGGATTCTCCGGTCTCTCCGCTTCAAAAGCCCTCCCGAAGCAGCCGCCGACGCCAGGGACGACGGAGTCTGTGGAGCCTCAGGGGGAGGAGGTGGCGGCGGCagcggaggcggcggcggcggctgagACATAGCTCCCGGCTCTCGTGTCTCGCTCCGCGTCCCAAGCGACCCTCAAAAGCTCATAGCCCAGACCCCCACCAACCCGACTCGGTCTAATCCAGGCCCAGGGTGAAACACTTTCCTTTCCctaccagctcctcctcctcctaagCGAAGGCGGAAGCGCCGGACGTTGTTTCTCTTCTTACTTCTCCACTGCCGTAGCCGTTGCCCCGAACGTAACGGCCACCACCCCACCCCGcactcacactcactcactctcGCTCTCTCCCTCAGACACAGACATACACGCCCTCATTGCGTGTGCGCAGGCGCAGCTTCCGCTCTGCCCTCTGGGAATTAGAGTCTCCTAGCCTCTGTGCTGGCCATCGAGCCCTAGGATCTTGAGTCCAGAAGGAACTACAAGTACCGTGAGGCCAAGCGGTTCAGCGCTAgcggagaggaggaagaggacggCAAGAGGAAAAGGGGCCAAAGAAAGATGGTGACTCGCGTTGCCTGCCGGTAGTTGTAGTTTTGCTGGGCTCTCCTTCGTCTTCTTCCCCACTCTGCAGCCCAAGCCAAAGAGTCTGAGAGACCACATTTCCTAGGATGCCGTGCGGTGCGTCCAGCTGCACTTCCTCCTTAGGCGGAGGGAAGGATTCAGGGAAGCTTGGTTAAAACCAGAGTTAAAGGCAGTGGGAGTCGAAGGAGAGGGTCTGAAGTTCACGACTACtagaaggggaggggagtggaaAGGATCTCAGTGAAAAAGGTACAGTAAATAAATGTCCAGGGGTACTGTGGGCTGGGAAATTGAATAAATGGTCCAATCTAGGCTGAAAGCCATAAGGGGGAAAATAGTTGATTCTCGGAAGCTCTGCCTTCTCCCCCTCTCTAGTGCGAGTCACTGAGGCGCCATTTGAGTTCTCGTTTCCTGCGTGTCTTGGCAGTTTACAGTACAAATAACGGTACCTTGGATGTCTGTAGAGTTTTATGTGCATGTACAAAGCCTCTTAACTAGGTTTAATTTCATTTGCTCTTTACCACCCTAGCCCCCTAGAGAGTAATAAGAGCtatcatttattaagtgcttaataTGTGCCTGGACAGCATTTACATAACACGATTATCATTTGATCTTAAAAATAACCTTCTTAGGAAACAGGCCCAGAAAGGAAATGACTTGCCAAAGTTCACGCAGCTGATAAGTGACTGGATAGACCTTCAGATCTCAATCCGTCCTCTTTTTACAGTTAAGGACATAGGCAGGAAAGGTTAGGCCTGTATTACATAGAATAGTAACGAGCATTTGCTTACTATTGCCTTATAGTTTACATTTTAGTAATATGTTCACATGTATCATCCTCACCAGTCCTGTAATACCTTTACCAGGTGGTGTTGACTTCATTTACAATTAGGGAAACTGAGACTAAAAggaattaagtaacttgcccaaggtcaagtCACCAGTTACGCTGGATCCCAATCTCAAACCTAGAGTGATTTTTATGCTGCTTCTTACCAAaaaatccggccgggcgcggtggctcacgcctgtaatcccagaactttgggaggccgaggcgggcggatcaggagatcgagaccatcctggctaacacggtgaaaccccgtctctactaaaaatacaaaaaattagccaggcgtggtggcgagcgcctgtagtcccagctactcgggaggctgaggcaggagaatggcgtgaacccgggaggcagagcttgcagtgagcccagattgcgccactgcactccagcctgggcgacagagcaagactctgtctcaaaaacaaaacaaaacaaacaaaaaaaaaatgttaggctCAGATCTTTTGCTAAGCCTTAGAATCTCCTCTTAGTGATGCAGGGATGTTTACTGTTAAGGAGTCaacagctttattcttttttcacctGTGTAGGAAACTGCCTCTTCATACAGAACAATATTCATATGTTAATTGAAAGCtagtattaattatttttgtacattcATCCCCTTTCACTTATCATTCCGGAAATTCTTGCTTTCTGGAAGCTTAGTATCACCTTGGGTAAGTGGACTACCTCAAAAGTTCTAAAACATTTGGCACAAACTAGAGACATTAGTGAAGTCCATGAGATCATTTGAGTCTTCTGTAGCTGCCCAGGAAACCTCCTGATTAGGTtttgtgtatgcgtgtgtgtgtatgtttatgtgtatgtatgtagaaTTTGATGCTTTGAAATGaaccatctgtaaaatagaggcCCATAAAGGGTATTAGTTTTGATGTGCATCTAATTGTTACAATTTtcttgaaaagaaattaaatatttgaaagagaaaTCCTTTGAATGTTATTTTCTTGCCAATTTTACCTCCATGATGGACCCAACCAAGAGAAGTGATTTTTCCTATCTtgggatatttttctttattttttatttttttatttttttttttgagacagagtttcactgttgttgcccaggctggagtgcaatggtgccatctcggctcaccataacctccacctcctgggttcaagcgattctcctgcctcagcctgcggagtagctgggattacaggcatgtgccaccatgcctggctaattttgtatttttagtagagacggggtttctccatcttgctcaggctggtcttgaactcctgacctcaggtaatccgcccgccttggcttcccaaagtgctgggattacaggcgccagctactgtgcccagccggaggggatatttttcaataaagtttttctcaaataattaatGCAGGAAAAGTTGCTTATTCCAACACGTTTGGTGGTAACTACACAGATTGGTTTTGGCACTGATTTTTTATTAACAATTGAATGCTTTATGAGTAGAGGAATTGGATATCTCCTTTAAGTGGAGATTATTTGATGCTGTGACTAAAAGGTTACACCTGCAGCAAAACTTTTTCTCATACAGAATCCAAATAATTGAATTAAAGCTTTGTAGCACGTGAGATGACAACAGTCTGCAATTCTAACACCGTCATGTACTTTTATATCTTAACAACACCaagccacatttttcttattgatgGTACATATAgtgaagtagatttttaaaattgtatttgaatgTGTCATTCGGAATCATACCTTTACAAAATAATCACTTCCCACCCCACTGAAGAAATGAGAAGCCTTTTTCTGGCTTGTCTAGATCATTTTTTAAGTTTGTAGATGTACTCAAAGTTCAGAAAGTAAGAAAGCTAACATACAGGGGCAATGAAATTAATCATGCCAAGTTTAATGTGTGAATTAATTCTTTATTACTAGCACTTAGAAGGCATGGGtacctacaaagaaaaaaaattgttaggtCAAAAATAGGACATACTGTTTCTTATAAGAGCATAGGAGGGTAGAAAGCCTCTCACCTGCTTATGCAAGATCTACAggcttccttcctccatcccccCCAAATTCCATGATCTTGCCTAATGAAGATTAACTTAACTACCTAATTAACTTTCACAGGATTTTTGTGGGGTAGATAATAGTTCTTGTTTTTAGTATTCCAGATGAAAAGAATAAGCTGGGCCCCTGACATTAGCTGTGCTGATACACATCTCTTCTACCACCATCACCCCAGCATCACTAATATCTAAATGGCCAAAATTCAGTTGAAATTGAAATTCATCTTTTTCATAGTTTCTAGTATGGCACTTGTAAACTCCCTGTATTGCTTTTAACAAACATGGTAAATGtaaatgcagaagtcacccacTTTTACCAACAGAACAACTATCATTGTtcttgatcttttatattttatatatataaggaAGGGAATCATAACTTTGGGGATTGCTGTAAGTTGGCCACATACCTGCTTGTATAAACTATACATCTTTACTAAGAATTGACTGTGTTCTTCCAGACCCATACCACATATAGTCAGACTTCCAGTCACAAACTTCCACTGAAGCTCAAAGTGGATTTGTGAACACTAATTACTGAAGTAGGTATTATAAGAATTTTAAGGGATGCAAAATTTCATCTCTGTCTCAGAGGAGCTTTGAGTTTAATAGAAGAGAGAGGCTAAACTAAATTGTTCATAAATATAAGTAGAATAAAGCATAGAATCAAAATACAGGAAATACCACAAATGCTAAGAAAATTTAATTAAGGATTTATTATAGGGCAGTGTTTTGAGTATATCATCTTAATCTTTAAAACACTCCTGTGATACAGTATTGTCCTTATCATACAGGATAAGATTTAACTCTAAAGGTTAACATCATTTTTATTACCACCAGCTATGAAATAGAGCTGGGCTTCAAATCAAGGTTTTCCTTGTTCGGCACTCAGTCTTTCCACTACATCACAGCTGCTTACTGATTTGAGAGAGAATTAGCCAAGAAGTCAATACAAACTGGTGGCCAGTAGCCAAACTCGGCTTGATGTAGTTTTGTTGGGTCAGCAGCAgtttaacttcttttttgttgttgttgttgttttttttttttgagacggagtcttgctctgtcacccaggctggagcgcagtggctcgatctgggctcactgcaagctccgcctcctaggttcacgccattcttctgcctcagtctctgagtagcggggaccacaggcgcccgccaccacgcccggctaatttgtatttttagtagagattgggtttcacctttttagccaggatggtctcgatctcctgacctcgtgatccgcctgcctcggcctcccaaagtgctgggattacaggcgtgagccaccgtgcccggccttttttttttttttcccctaatgtgAATGTCTTTCAGCAGTGGCCAGTATTTCACTCTTTAAGGCCTTACACAGGGCCCCTTGAGACAAATGACCAACTACAGAGATACAAGTTATTCCTTCACACAGTAGTCCTCAAGCTTTAATGTGCATGACAGTCAAATGGAAGGCTtgctaaaacacagattgctgggctccaTCTTAGAATGAATGTGTCTCAGGTGGAGCCTGAGAAGTACATTTCTAGCAAGTTCTCTGGTTGCAGATGCTGCCAGTCCTTGCGAGGAtaacactttgagaatcactgcttacCAAACTTGTAGGACACTTTTGGGGAAGGTCTTGTTGTtgtgtttctgttgtttataatacAAAAGGAATTGCGTGTCAGAATGTGCAGAaataggtaaaaaagaaaattaaaattatctatcAATTAGAGATTACAACTGCTAACATTTTTAATGGACCAttcaagctcttttttttctatgtgtatatAGTATGTACttctttaagaaacaaaaattatataaaaatagctaTTAACACCTTTTTAGCATCTATTGTGCACCAGGATCTTTACATGTAGTATTTACTTAATCCTTTTAATATCCTTATGAAGCAGGtaccattactattattatttttcagatgaagaacttgaggctcagaaaggttaagtaacttgttcagtGTCTCATTGCTAGTAGGTAGCATAATTAGGATTAAAACCAAAGCAGggctgggctcacacctgtaatctcagctcgtTGGGAGGCCAggataggtggatcacttgaggccacgagttcgagaccagcctggccaacatggtgaaaccctgtctctattaaaaatacaaaaatcagccaggcatggtgcctgcctgtggtcccagctacttgggaagctgagacaggagaattgcttgaatgcggtagatggaggttgcagtgagccaagatcacgccactgttctccagtctgggtgacagagtgagactctgccttaaaacaaaaaacaaaaaggaaaacaaaaactaaaataaaatcaaagcaatCTGGTGCCAGAACCACTCTGCTATACTGACTCTTATACTGTGCATATCGTTTTTCCCCTGTATTGTGTAATCACATCATGAGCAATCTTGTTATTAGATATTTCttgtttaacatttaattttttaattttatgtaattttttgtttaagagacaaggtcttgttatattgcccaggctggagttgaactcttaggctcaaactatcctcctacctcagcctcgcaagtaacTGGAACCTCCagcacgtaccaccacactcatcttcttgtttaacattttaagtgaaagtctacttttttctcttaaaagatttgaaacatttaaaggtatacacaaaaataatgtaaaaaaactCATGCACCCACTACTAGatttaacaaatgttaatttttcagcatatttGCTTCATAATCCCCCctctttaaaaaacacattataggccgggcgcagcgcctcacacctgtaatcccagcactttgggaggccgagacagacggatcacaaggtcaggagatcgagaccatcctgactaacacggtgaaaccctgtctctactaaaaatacaaaaaaattagccgggcctggtggcaggtgcctgtagtcccagctactcgggaggctgtggcaggagaatgggcgtgaacccgggaggcagagcttgcagtgagccgagattgcgccactgcgctccagcccgggtgacagagcaagactccatctcaaaaaaacacatgttggccaggctggtcttgaactcctgacctcaggtgatcagccctccttgggctaccaaagtgctgggattacaggtaggagccactgcgcctggcccaatgaggtggatttttaaaagtaaaagaaaaaaattgagctCCAGAGCTAGAAGTTCCATCCTCAGTCTGTCTGAAGCATGCCTCCTgcaatcctttttcttttctaaggacCAACAAAGTCATCACTACAACATAAAGGACCCTGTGTAATCTGGCACCTGGCTTCTCTGACATTATTTCCGTGGTTTATGTGCTTCAGCCACACTGACCTCCTTGTGGGTCCTCAAACATTGCAAGTACATTCCTGTCTTAGG from the Papio anubis isolate 15944 chromosome 8, Panubis1.0, whole genome shotgun sequence genome contains:
- the VCPIP1 gene encoding deubiquitinating protein VCIP135, which produces MSQPPPPPPLPPPPPPPEAPQTPSSLASAAASGGLLKRRDRRILSGSCPDPKCQARLFFPASGSVSIECTECGQRHEQQQLLGVEEVTDPDVVLHNLLRNALLGVTGAPKKNTELVKVMGLSNYHCKLLSPILARYGMDKQTGRAKLLRDMNQGELFDCALLGDRAFLIEPEHVNTVGYGKDRSGSLLYLHDTLEDIKRANKSQECLIPVHVDGDGHCLVHAVSRALVGRELFWHALRENLKQHFQQHLARYQALFHDFIDAAEWEDIINECDPLFVPPEGVPLGLRNIHIFGLANVLHRPIILLDSLSGMRSSGDYSATFLPGLIPAEKCTGKDGHLNKPICIAWSSSGRNHYIPLVGIKGAALPKLPMNLLPKAWGVPQDLIKKYIKLEEDGGCVIGGDRSLQDKYLLRLVAAMEEVFMDKHGIHPSLVADVHQYFYRRTGVIGVQPEEVTAAAKKAVMDNRLHKCLLCGALSELHVPPEWLAPGGKLYNLAKSTHGQLRTDKNYSFPLNNLVCSYDSVKDVLVPDYGLSNLTACNWCHGTSVRKVRGDGSIVYLDGDRTNSRSTGGKCGCGFKHFWDGKEYDNLPEAFPITLEWGGRVVRETVYWFQYESDSSLNSNVYDVAMKLVTKHFPGEFGSEILVQKVVHTILHQTAKKNPDDYTPVNIDGAHAQRVGDVQGQESESQLPTKIILTGQKTKTLHKEELNMSKTERTIQQNITEQASVMQKRKTEKLKQEQKGQPRTVSPSTIRDGPSSAPATPTKAPYSPTTSKEKKIRITTNDGRQSMVTLKSSTTFFELQESIAREFNIPPYLQCIRYGFPPKELMPPQAGMEKEPVPLQHGDRITIEILKSKAEGGQSAAAHSAHTVKQEDIAVTGKLSSKELQEQAEKEMYSLCLLATLMGEDVWSYAKGLPHMFQQGGVFYSIMKKTMGMADGKHCTFPHLPGKTFVYNASEDRLELCVDAAGHFPIGPDVEDLVKEAVSQVRAEATTRSRESSPSHGLLKLGSGGVVKKKSEQLHNVTAFQGKGHSLGTASGNPHLDPRARETSVVRKHNTGTDFSNSSTKTEPSVFTASSSNSELIRIAPGVVTMRDGRQLDPDLVEAQRKKLQEMVSSIQASMDRHLRDQSTEQSPSDLPQRKIEVVSSSAKSGSLQTGLPESFPLTGGTENLNTETTDGCVADALGAAFATRSKAQRGNSVEELEEMDSQDAEMTNTTEPMDHS